GGCGTGGCGGTACCGTCGTGCTCCTGGGGGTCCAGCCAGCGGGACGCGAAGCCGGCATGCCAGGCGAGGACCAGCTGGCCCTTGGCCGCGGCCACGGCCGGTGGCGAGAACGGCATCACCGTCGATGCGGCGGCGATCAGGATCAGAAAGACGGCCAGCAGGCAGAGATGCCTCATGTCAGCGCCTCCACTCGGGGGGTCGGTCGCACCGCTGCAAGGAGTGCCGTAGGCTAGCCCGAGGCCAGGGCAGGGTCAAGTGTGGTCAGCGTATACTACCGCGCGGGGAGAGAAGAGCCGGTCCCTGCCGGAGGCGCCACGATGCTCGACGTCCCGTTCCGTTCCGCCAAGCAGCTCGCCGCCGACATCAAGAAGAAGAAGATGGGCTGCCTCGAGCTGCTCGATCTCTATCTCGCGCGTATCGAGAAATACGACGGCGCGCTGAACGCCATCGTCGTCCGCGATTTCGACCGCGCGCGCACGCGAGCGCGAGCGGCCGATCGCGCGCTGTCCCGCGGCGACGTGTGGGGGCCGCTGCACGGCGTGGCCATGACCATCAAGGAGTCGTACGACGTCGCGGGCCTGCCCACGACGTGGGGTGTGCCGACCTTCAAGAACAACATCGCGACGAAGAATGCGCTCGCCGTGGCTCGCTTGCTCGGCGCCGGCGTCGTGCTCTTCGGCAAGACGAACGTGCCGGCGTATCTCGCCGACTGGCAGAGCTTCAACGCGATCTACGGCACGACGAACAATCCGTGGGACGTCGCGCGCGCGCCCGGCGGATCGTCCGGCGGCGCGGCGGCGGCGCTGGCCGCCGGGCTCACGGCGCTCGAGGCCGGCAGCGACATCGGCTCGTCGATCCGCAACCCGGCGCACTTCTGCGGCGTGTACGGCCACAAGCCGACGTGGGGCATCGTGCCCCGACACGGCCAGGCGCTCCCCTGGCAGACGGCGCCGGTCGACATGGACGTCGTGGGACCGCTGGCCCGCAGCGCCGAGGATCTCGCCCTCGCGCTGTCCGTCATGGCCGGGCCGGACGCGATCGAGGCCGCGGGGTGGCAGTTGCGGCTGCGGCCGCCGCGGCAGAAGCG
The DNA window shown above is from Candidatus Methylomirabilota bacterium and carries:
- a CDS encoding amidase, with amino-acid sequence MLDVPFRSAKQLAADIKKKKMGCLELLDLYLARIEKYDGALNAIVVRDFDRARTRARAADRALSRGDVWGPLHGVAMTIKESYDVAGLPTTWGVPTFKNNIATKNALAVARLLGAGVVLFGKTNVPAYLADWQSFNAIYGTTNNPWDVARAPGGSSGGAAAALAAGLTALEAGSDIGSSIRNPAHFCGVYGHKPTWGIVPRHGQALPWQTAPVDMDVVGPLARSAEDLALALSVMAGPDAIEAAGWQLRLRPPRQKRLRDFKVALMLDAPALPVDRQVQDRLQALADFLGRQNVKVDDRARPAIDTGEAFRVYTRLLRAATSDRQSDADFEKNLGIARALPPDDESYYARATRAAVLSHRDWLAANEARHRMRLAWAEFFATYDLLLCPVAGTAAFPHDQQGERHERTLMVNGKRVPVTDHLFWAGYTGACYLPSTAAPCGFTPAGLPVGVQIVGPQYGDLSCLAFARLLEREFQAFVPPPGYA